In Xenorhabdus nematophila ATCC 19061, one DNA window encodes the following:
- a CDS encoding Trm112 family protein produces MDHRLLEIIACPVCHGKLSYDKENFELICKLDRLAFPVRDGIPVLLENEARALPTEENK; encoded by the coding sequence ATGGATCACCGTTTACTCGAAATCATTGCTTGTCCGGTATGTCATGGCAAGCTCAGCTACGATAAAGAAAACTTTGAACTGATTTGCAAACTTGACCGCCTCGCTTTTCCTGTTCGTGATGGTATTCCTGTGTTGTTAGAGAATGAAGCGCGCGCTTTGCCCACTGAGGAAAACAAATAA
- the kdsB gene encoding 3-deoxy-manno-octulosonate cytidylyltransferase — MFTVIIPARFASTRLPGKPLADIHGKPMIVRVMERAVRSGANRVIVATDNQNVFDAVIAAGGEVCMTSENHHSGTERLAEVIDKYQFSDDEIIVNVQGDEPLIPEQIIKQVADNLAGSDAGMATLAVQIQDAEEAFNPNAVKVVMDAKGYALYFSRAPIPWERDRFMQSKEMIGDNFLRHIGIYAYRAGFIRRYVKWAPGPLENIEMLEQLRVLWYGEKIHVAKALQAPGAGVDTPEDLEVVRKVFVEI, encoded by the coding sequence ATGTTTACTGTCATCATTCCAGCGCGTTTTGCTTCAACGCGTCTGCCAGGCAAACCACTGGCAGATATTCACGGTAAGCCAATGATTGTACGCGTTATGGAGCGGGCCGTCCGTTCTGGCGCTAATCGGGTTATTGTGGCGACAGATAATCAAAACGTTTTTGATGCAGTGATTGCCGCAGGTGGTGAAGTTTGCATGACAAGTGAAAACCATCATTCAGGTACAGAACGTTTAGCTGAAGTTATCGATAAATACCAATTTTCTGATGATGAAATTATCGTAAATGTTCAAGGTGATGAGCCCCTCATTCCAGAACAAATTATCAAGCAGGTAGCTGATAATCTGGCTGGCAGTGATGCAGGAATGGCAACGCTTGCAGTACAAATCCAAGATGCAGAAGAAGCATTTAATCCTAATGCAGTCAAAGTCGTTATGGATGCGAAAGGCTATGCGCTTTATTTCTCCCGTGCGCCCATTCCGTGGGAGCGAGATCGCTTTATGCAATCAAAAGAGATGATTGGAGATAACTTCCTGCGTCATATCGGAATTTATGCGTATCGTGCCGGATTTATCCGCCGCTATGTAAAATGGGCACCAGGTCCATTGGAAAATATTGAGATGCTCGAACAACTGCGTGTGCTTTGGTATGGTGAAAAAATCCATGTGGCAAAAGCACTGCAAGCGCCCGGAGCTGGTGTTGATACACCAGAAGATTTGGAAGTTGTCAGAAAAGTTTTCGTAGAGATTTGA
- the elyC gene encoding envelope biogenesis factor ElyC, with product MLFLLKKYIGSLLMPLPLIIIISLVALILLWFTRWQKIGKAILSLSWLVLLLLSLQPIADKLLLPIEGKYVQRYEPDISQTTPIKHIAVLGGGFTYNPHWAPSANLISNNLPRVTEGIRLYHLNPGAKMIFTGGKGVNSISSAEVAAMVAQSMGIPVEDTIALKNPLDTEEEAAEIENVIGKQPFILVTSANHMERAVRFFEQRGLRPIAAPANQLAITTPLYPWEKYIPSAYYFSHTERAWYETLGRIWQAIKPVNTDINTGKSGYSQ from the coding sequence ATGTTATTCTTGCTAAAAAAGTATATCGGCTCGCTATTAATGCCTTTGCCACTGATTATTATTATCTCTCTCGTCGCCCTAATATTACTGTGGTTCACCCGCTGGCAAAAAATAGGAAAAGCCATTTTATCACTGAGCTGGCTTGTATTACTTTTATTGAGTTTACAGCCTATTGCGGACAAACTCTTACTTCCTATTGAAGGGAAATATGTTCAACGTTATGAACCTGACATATCACAGACCACACCTATAAAACACATTGCCGTTCTCGGTGGCGGTTTTACATATAACCCTCATTGGGCCCCCAGTGCTAACCTTATCAGTAATAATTTGCCCAGAGTGACTGAAGGTATTCGGTTATATCATCTTAACCCGGGTGCTAAAATGATTTTTACTGGCGGCAAAGGTGTCAATTCAATTAGCAGTGCCGAAGTTGCTGCTATGGTAGCACAATCTATGGGAATTCCTGTAGAAGACACGATAGCATTAAAAAATCCTTTGGATACAGAAGAAGAAGCTGCTGAAATTGAGAACGTGATCGGAAAGCAACCTTTTATTCTTGTTACCTCCGCCAATCACATGGAAAGAGCTGTTCGCTTTTTTGAACAACGTGGTTTACGCCCTATCGCAGCACCCGCTAATCAATTAGCTATAACAACGCCCTTGTATCCCTGGGAAAAATATATCCCGTCTGCCTATTATTTTTCCCATACAGAACGAGCCTGGTATGAAACATTAGGACGGATCTGGCAAGCAATTAAACCAGTAAATACTGATATTAACACTGGGAAATCAGGATATTCCCAATAA
- the cmoM gene encoding tRNA uridine 5-oxyacetic acid(34) methyltransferase CmoM — protein sequence MLDRNFDDIADKFSRNIYGTTKGKIRQAVVWQDINELLNHLPQRPLRILDAGGGEGNIACQLAELGHQVILCDLSEEMVQRAKHNAEERGVSQKMQFIQSSVQEIHHHIEQPVDLILFHAVLEWISDQKEAIETLENIITPGGALSLMFYNANGLVMRNAILGNFHLATPNIQRRRKRSLSPQNPLVPEQVYQWLTELNMEITGKTGVRVFHDYLQSRQLQNADFPALLELEQRYCRQEPYISLGRYIHVMARKLTLKSKL from the coding sequence ATGCTGGATCGCAATTTCGATGATATTGCAGACAAATTTTCGCGTAATATTTACGGCACAACCAAAGGTAAAATCAGGCAAGCCGTTGTCTGGCAAGATATTAACGAATTGCTGAATCATTTGCCTCAACGTCCGTTACGCATTTTGGATGCGGGGGGCGGTGAAGGAAATATAGCTTGCCAATTAGCCGAATTAGGCCATCAGGTAATACTTTGTGACCTATCAGAAGAGATGGTTCAACGGGCAAAGCACAACGCAGAGGAGCGAGGTGTTTCCCAGAAGATGCAATTTATTCAAAGTTCAGTACAAGAAATTCATCATCATATTGAGCAGCCTGTTGATCTGATTCTATTCCATGCCGTATTGGAATGGATTAGTGACCAAAAAGAGGCAATAGAAACATTGGAGAATATAATAACACCGGGTGGTGCACTCTCATTAATGTTTTATAATGCTAATGGGCTGGTTATGCGTAATGCCATTTTGGGTAATTTCCATCTGGCGACACCGAATATTCAGCGTCGCCGAAAACGTTCTCTATCACCACAGAATCCATTAGTACCGGAACAGGTATATCAATGGCTGACTGAACTAAATATGGAAATAACGGGAAAAACAGGAGTGAGAGTTTTTCACGACTACCTGCAAAGCCGCCAATTACAAAACGCAGATTTTCCGGCGTTGCTTGAACTTGAACAACGTTATTGTAGACAGGAACCCTATATCAGCCTGGGGCGCTACATTCATGTGATGGCACGCAAGCTTACCTTAAAGAGCAAATTATGA
- the mukF gene encoding chromosome partition protein MukF → MSEYSQTVPELVSWARKNDFSISLPPERLAFLMAIAVLNSERLDGEMSEGELVDAFREVCKGFEQTSEAISVRANNAINDMVRQKLINRFTSELADGNAIYRLTPLGMGISDYYIRQREFSTLRLSMQLSIVANELHRAAEAAEEGGDEFHWHRNVFAPLKYSVAEIFDSIDMSQRLLDEQQNSVKTDIAALLNQDWQAAIANCEQLLSETSGTLRELQDTLEAAGDKLQANLLRIQDANMDSGGSELVDKLVFDLQSKLDRIISWGQQAIDLWIGYDRHVHKFIRTAIDMDKNRVFAQRLRQSIQHYFDSPWVLTVANTERLLDVRDEELTLRNEEVMGELPPAMEYEEFSEINEQLAEMVEQALAVYQQAKRPLDLGAVMRDYLTQYPRQRHFDVARILVDQAVRLGVAEADFSGLPAEWLAINEYGAKVQAHVIDTY, encoded by the coding sequence ATGAGTGAATATTCCCAGACTGTTCCTGAACTTGTATCCTGGGCCAGAAAAAATGATTTTTCAATTTCGTTGCCACCGGAGCGGCTGGCATTTTTGATGGCGATTGCTGTACTGAACAGCGAACGGCTTGATGGCGAAATGAGTGAAGGGGAGTTGGTGGATGCTTTCCGTGAAGTGTGTAAAGGTTTTGAGCAGACTTCTGAAGCCATATCCGTCAGGGCGAATAATGCCATTAATGATATGGTTCGCCAGAAGTTAATTAACCGTTTTACCAGTGAATTGGCAGATGGTAATGCTATTTACCGTCTGACTCCATTGGGAATGGGTATCAGCGATTATTACATTCGCCAGCGTGAGTTTTCCACGCTGCGTCTTTCCATGCAGCTCTCCATCGTTGCCAACGAATTGCACCGGGCCGCAGAAGCGGCTGAAGAAGGCGGGGATGAATTCCACTGGCACCGCAATGTCTTTGCACCCCTCAAATATTCTGTGGCTGAAATTTTTGACAGTATAGATATGTCCCAACGTTTGTTGGATGAACAGCAAAACAGTGTAAAAACGGATATTGCCGCATTGCTTAATCAGGATTGGCAGGCGGCTATCGCTAACTGTGAACAGCTACTGTCTGAAACTTCCGGTACGCTGCGGGAACTTCAGGATACATTAGAAGCGGCAGGTGACAAATTACAGGCCAACCTATTGCGCATTCAGGATGCCAATATGGATAGCGGGGGTTCTGAACTGGTTGATAAGTTGGTTTTTGATCTGCAAAGCAAACTGGACCGTATTATCAGTTGGGGGCAACAGGCGATTGATTTATGGATAGGTTATGATCGTCATGTCCATAAATTTATCCGAACTGCGATTGATATGGATAAAAACCGAGTTTTTGCCCAGCGTCTTCGCCAATCCATTCAACACTATTTTGACAGCCCGTGGGTACTGACCGTCGCGAATACCGAGCGTTTGCTGGATGTGCGCGATGAAGAACTCACTTTGCGTAACGAAGAGGTCATGGGAGAGTTACCGCCAGCAATGGAATATGAAGAGTTCAGTGAAATCAACGAACAATTAGCTGAAATGGTGGAACAGGCACTGGCGGTTTACCAACAAGCAAAACGTCCTCTGGATTTGGGGGCGGTAATGCGCGATTACCTCACTCAGTATCCACGCCAACGTCATTTTGATGTGGCACGTATATTGGTGGATCAGGCGGTGAGACTGGGCGTTGCAGAAGCGGATTTCTCTGGGTTGCCAGCGGAATGGTTAGCGATTAATGAGTACGGAGCCAAGGTGCAGGCACATGTCATCGACACATATTGA
- the mukE gene encoding chromosome partition protein MukE, producing MSSTHIEQIMPVKLAQALSNTLFPELDSQLRAGRHISVDDLDNHAFLMDFQEELEMFYARYNVELVRAPEGFFYLRPRSTTLIPRSVLSELDMMVGKLLCYLYLSPERLSNQGIFTFQELYEELLSLANENKLMKVVNQRSTGTDLDKQKLQEKARSSLNRLRRLGMVYFLQNDSNKFMITEAVFRFGADVRSGDDPREAQLRMIRDGEAMPVVGDVSQKENEHEELSEHSAESTEDEQS from the coding sequence ATGTCATCGACACATATTGAACAAATTATGCCAGTAAAACTGGCTCAGGCATTATCCAATACACTTTTTCCTGAACTAGATAGTCAGCTGCGTGCCGGGCGTCACATTAGTGTGGATGATCTTGATAATCATGCTTTTCTGATGGATTTTCAGGAAGAATTGGAAATGTTTTATGCGCGTTATAACGTCGAGTTAGTCCGTGCACCAGAAGGCTTTTTTTACCTTCGTCCCCGTTCTACGACATTGATCCCGCGATCTGTTCTGTCTGAACTGGACATGATGGTAGGTAAACTCTTGTGTTACCTCTATCTTAGTCCAGAACGCTTGTCCAATCAGGGCATATTTACCTTTCAAGAGTTATATGAAGAACTGTTGTCGTTAGCTAACGAAAATAAGTTGATGAAAGTGGTGAATCAACGTTCGACTGGCACCGATCTGGACAAACAGAAATTACAGGAAAAAGCACGCTCTTCCCTAAACCGCTTGCGTCGTTTGGGAATGGTTTATTTCCTGCAAAACGACAGCAATAAATTTATGATCACTGAAGCAGTATTCCGCTTCGGTGCAGATGTGCGCAGCGGCGATGATCCACGTGAAGCACAATTACGGATGATCCGTGATGGGGAAGCTATGCCAGTGGTAGGGGATGTATCGCAAAAAGAGAATGAACATGAAGAACTATCAGAACATTCAGCAGAAAGCACGGAGGATGAGCAGTCATGA
- the mukB gene encoding chromosome partition protein MukB encodes MIECGKFRSLTLVNWNGFFARTFDLDELVTTLSGGNGAGKSTTMAAFVTALIPDLTLLHFRNTTEAGATSGSRDKGLHGKLRAGVCYSVLDVVNSRHQRIITGVRLQQIAGRDRKVDIKPFMIQGIPASVQPTELLTENINERQARVLPLNELKERLDEMEGIQFKQFNSITDYHSLMFDLGVIPKRLRSASDRSKFYRLIEASLYGGISSAITRSLRDYLLPENSGVRKAFQDMEAALRENRITLEAIRVTQSDRDLFKHLITESTAYVSADYMRHANERRVHLDESLALRGELFGGRRQLIAEQYRHVEMARELTEQSGTSADLEMDYQAASDHLNLVQTAMRQQEKIDRYQSDIEELTYRLEEQSEVVEEAKELQAEYEAASEAAEQEVDELKSQLADYQQALDVQQTRAIQYQQALQVLERTRELCQLPELSIKNVDEWQETYQAKAQQATEILLALEQKLSVADAAHAQFEQAYQLVKNIVGEVTRSEAWQAAREVLRQWPSQRHLADRVQPLRIQLAELEQRLNSQKNAENLLQEFCKRHNQQYQAEDLEALQGELDAQLEELSLSANESGESRIQMRQELEQLKQKIQGLTARAPVWLAAQEALTQLCEQSNESFESGHDVTEYMQQLLEQEREITVGRDDIATQKRDLEKQIERLSQPNGAEDSRLIALAERFGGVLLSEIYDDITLDDAPYFSALYGPARHAIVVPDLSLVRPHLEALEDCPEDLYLIEGDPQSFDDSVFHFEEQENAVLVKSSDRQWRYSRYPDVPLFGRAARENRLEALSLERDTLSERYATLSFDVQKIQRAHQAFSRFVGKHLSVVFDNDPEAEIRSLNQRRTELERELAQFESQTQQHQQKLIQVKESLSMLNRLIPQITILLDEVLIDRVETVREEMNEAQDAARFLQQYGNTLTKLEPLVSVLQSDPQQHEQLQKDYEAARHSQNRAKQQAFALTEVVQRRAHFSYSDSAGMLNENADLNDKLRHRLEHAESDRSRTREQLRQQQSQCAQFNQVLVSLKSSYDTKQDMLKELEQEMNDIGVQADANAENRARERRDQLHAAVNANRSRINQLEKQIAFCEAEMANLQKKLRKSERDYYQKREQVVSSKAGWCAVMRMVKDNGVERRLHRRELAYMNGDDLRSMSDKALGALRLAVADNEHLRDALRLSEDPKRPERKIQFFVAVYQHLRERIRQDIIRTDDPVDAIEQMEIELARLTEELTAREQKLAISSKSVANIIRKTIQREQNRIRMLNQGLQAVSFGQVGGVRLNVNVRESHAVLLDVLSEQQEQHQDLFNSQRLTFSEAMAKLYQRLNPQIDMGQRLPQTIGEELLDYRNYLELDVEVNRGSDGWLKAESGALSTGEAIGTGMSILVMVVQSWEEESRRLRGKDISPCRLLFLDEAARLDAKSIATLFELCERLQMQLIIAAPENISPEKGTTYKLVRKIFNNQEHVHVVGLRGFGQDVPAPEQSQAQVQPILAG; translated from the coding sequence ATGATTGAATGCGGTAAATTTCGCTCACTGACGTTGGTTAACTGGAACGGCTTTTTTGCCAGAACGTTTGATCTTGACGAACTTGTAACGACCTTATCGGGTGGTAATGGTGCAGGTAAATCGACTACGATGGCGGCATTTGTCACCGCATTGATCCCAGATTTAACCCTGCTCCATTTCCGCAATACGACAGAAGCCGGGGCAACCAGTGGTTCCCGTGATAAAGGCTTGCACGGTAAACTGCGGGCAGGCGTCTGTTATTCTGTACTGGATGTCGTCAACTCCCGCCATCAGCGCATTATTACTGGTGTTCGTTTACAACAGATTGCCGGACGTGATCGCAAAGTTGATATCAAGCCGTTTATGATTCAGGGCATTCCTGCATCGGTTCAGCCGACTGAGCTATTGACTGAAAATATTAACGAACGTCAGGCTCGTGTTTTGCCATTGAATGAACTGAAAGAACGTCTTGATGAAATGGAAGGCATTCAGTTCAAACAATTTAACTCTATTACGGATTATCACTCACTGATGTTTGATTTGGGTGTAATCCCAAAACGGCTGCGTTCAGCAAGTGATCGCAGCAAGTTTTATCGCCTGATAGAAGCATCCTTATACGGTGGGATCTCCAGTGCTATCACCCGTTCTCTGCGTGACTATTTATTGCCAGAAAACAGCGGGGTCAGAAAAGCATTTCAGGATATGGAAGCCGCATTGCGTGAAAACCGCATTACACTGGAAGCTATTCGCGTTACGCAATCCGATCGTGATCTTTTCAAGCATCTGATTACCGAATCTACGGCCTATGTTTCCGCCGATTATATGCGCCATGCGAATGAACGTCGTGTTCATTTGGATGAATCACTGGCTTTGCGTGGTGAATTGTTTGGCGGCCGCCGTCAATTGATCGCTGAACAGTATCGCCATGTTGAAATGGCGAGAGAACTGACAGAACAAAGTGGTACATCTGCTGATTTAGAAATGGATTATCAGGCGGCCAGTGATCACCTGAATCTGGTTCAGACAGCGATGCGTCAGCAGGAAAAAATTGACCGCTATCAATCAGATATTGAAGAGCTGACTTATCGTCTGGAAGAACAGAGCGAAGTTGTTGAAGAAGCAAAAGAGCTACAAGCAGAATATGAAGCCGCATCTGAGGCAGCCGAACAAGAAGTGGATGAGTTGAAAAGCCAGCTTGCTGATTATCAGCAAGCTTTGGATGTTCAGCAAACCCGCGCTATTCAATATCAGCAGGCATTGCAAGTATTGGAACGAACTCGTGAACTTTGCCAACTTCCGGAACTGTCGATAAAAAATGTTGATGAGTGGCAAGAAACTTACCAAGCCAAAGCCCAGCAGGCGACTGAAATTTTGTTGGCACTGGAGCAAAAGTTAAGTGTTGCTGATGCAGCTCATGCCCAGTTTGAACAGGCTTATCAGTTGGTTAAAAATATCGTTGGTGAGGTGACCCGTAGCGAAGCTTGGCAGGCCGCGCGTGAAGTATTGCGTCAATGGCCATCTCAGCGCCATTTGGCTGATAGGGTTCAACCGCTGCGTATCCAGTTGGCTGAATTAGAACAACGTCTGAACAGTCAGAAAAATGCTGAAAATCTGCTGCAAGAATTCTGTAAGCGCCATAATCAGCAATATCAGGCGGAGGATTTAGAGGCGTTACAGGGCGAATTGGACGCGCAGCTGGAAGAGCTCAGCCTGAGTGCTAATGAAAGTGGTGAAAGCCGTATTCAGATGCGTCAGGAACTTGAACAGCTCAAGCAAAAGATTCAGGGTCTGACTGCGCGTGCTCCAGTATGGCTGGCGGCACAGGAAGCGCTGACTCAGCTGTGTGAACAGAGTAATGAATCGTTCGAAAGTGGTCACGATGTCACTGAATATATGCAGCAATTGCTGGAGCAAGAACGCGAAATAACTGTCGGGCGTGATGATATAGCAACGCAGAAACGTGATTTGGAAAAGCAAATTGAACGTCTGAGTCAGCCAAATGGCGCAGAAGATAGCCGACTGATCGCATTGGCAGAACGTTTCGGCGGTGTTTTACTGTCAGAAATTTATGATGATATTACCCTTGATGATGCGCCTTATTTCTCCGCATTGTATGGCCCTGCCCGCCATGCGATCGTCGTACCCGATCTCTCATTAGTTCGGCCACATTTGGAAGCATTGGAAGATTGCCCTGAAGATCTCTATCTGATCGAGGGTGATCCACAATCTTTTGATGACAGCGTGTTTCACTTTGAAGAACAGGAAAATGCCGTTCTGGTGAAATCCTCTGATCGCCAGTGGCGTTATTCCCGTTATCCTGACGTTCCTTTGTTCGGTCGTGCCGCAAGGGAAAATCGTCTGGAAGCGCTCAGTCTTGAACGTGATACCTTGTCAGAACGTTATGCGACGCTCTCATTTGATGTTCAGAAAATTCAACGGGCACATCAGGCTTTCAGCCGTTTTGTGGGTAAACATTTGTCTGTGGTGTTTGATAATGACCCGGAAGCGGAAATTCGCAGTCTGAACCAACGCCGAACTGAATTGGAGCGTGAATTAGCTCAATTTGAGTCGCAAACTCAGCAACACCAGCAAAAACTGATTCAGGTGAAAGAAAGTCTGTCAATGTTAAATCGTTTGATCCCACAAATAACGATTTTGCTGGATGAGGTGCTGATTGATCGCGTAGAAACTGTTCGCGAAGAAATGAATGAAGCGCAGGATGCAGCGCGATTCCTGCAACAATACGGGAATACACTGACTAAACTTGAACCACTGGTTTCTGTCCTGCAAAGTGATCCACAACAACATGAGCAGTTGCAGAAGGATTATGAGGCCGCGAGACATAGCCAAAATCGGGCTAAACAACAAGCTTTTGCTTTGACCGAAGTCGTACAGCGCCGCGCGCATTTCAGTTATAGTGATTCTGCTGGCATGCTGAATGAAAACGCTGATTTGAATGACAAGCTGCGTCATCGTCTCGAACATGCTGAATCTGATCGCAGTCGTACACGTGAGCAATTACGGCAGCAGCAATCACAATGTGCCCAGTTCAATCAAGTACTGGTATCTCTGAAAAGTTCTTATGATACCAAGCAGGATATGTTGAAAGAACTTGAGCAGGAGATGAACGATATTGGTGTTCAGGCAGATGCCAATGCTGAAAATCGTGCTCGTGAACGTCGTGATCAACTTCATGCCGCCGTTAATGCTAATCGTTCTCGCATTAATCAGCTTGAGAAGCAGATCGCATTCTGTGAAGCTGAAATGGCAAATCTCCAGAAAAAATTGCGTAAATCTGAGCGTGATTACTATCAAAAACGCGAACAGGTTGTTTCCTCAAAAGCGGGTTGGTGTGCTGTTATGCGCATGGTGAAAGATAACGGTGTTGAACGTCGTTTGCACCGCCGCGAACTCGCTTATATGAATGGTGATGATTTACGTTCAATGTCAGATAAGGCATTAGGCGCACTGCGACTGGCAGTCGCTGATAATGAACACCTGCGTGATGCGTTGCGCTTGTCTGAAGATCCGAAACGTCCTGAGCGTAAAATTCAGTTCTTTGTTGCGGTTTACCAACATCTGCGCGAACGTATTCGTCAGGATATTATCCGAACAGATGATCCGGTTGATGCCATTGAACAAATGGAGATTGAGCTGGCGCGTCTGACTGAGGAATTAACCGCTCGTGAGCAGAAATTGGCGATTAGTTCGAAGAGTGTGGCGAATATTATCCGTAAGACTATCCAACGTGAGCAGAACCGCATTCGTATGCTGAATCAGGGCTTGCAAGCGGTTTCTTTCGGGCAGGTTGGCGGCGTGCGTCTGAATGTGAATGTGCGTGAAAGCCATGCTGTTTTGCTGGACGTATTGTCTGAGCAACAGGAACAGCATCAAGATCTGTTCAACAGTCAGCGTTTAACTTTCTCAGAAGCGATGGCAAAACTGTACCAGCGCTTGAATCCACAAATTGATATGGGGCAACGTCTGCCGCAGACTATTGGTGAAGAATTACTGGATTACCGTAACTACCTTGAATTGGACGTTGAAGTAAACCGTGGTTCGGATGGTTGGCTGAAAGCGGAGAGCGGGGCACTTTCTACCGGTGAAGCTATCGGTACGGGGATGTCTATTCTGGTTATGGTTGTACAGAGCTGGGAAGAAGAATCACGTCGTCTGCGTGGTAAAGATATTTCACCATGCCGTTTGTTGTTCCTCGATGAAGCTGCGCGTTTGGATGCGAAATCCATCGCAACTCTGTTTGAATTGTGTGAACGTTTGCAAATGCAGTTAATTATTGCGGCACCAGAGAATATCAGCCCGGAAAAAGGCACAACCTATAAATTGGTTCGTAAGATCTTTAATAATCAGGAACATGTCCATGTTGTTGGATTGCGTGGCTTTGGGCAGGATGTACCTGCGCCAGAACAATCTCAAGCGCAGGTACAACCCATATTGGCAGGGTGA
- the ldtD gene encoding L,D-transpeptidase, whose protein sequence is MAKNTVRLLKVSFICNALALSGGTFANPQNGLMESDVQQLSGEQEKENSVGSVDKTIPVSPVLSINENRKKLQNWLPQQVKPIFFDRLTTLYTVNNMKPLWSDKKAIQQFESQLVELSLAGFQPQFEKWLVQLNSSELSDMGRDIILSDAMLGYLHFVNAVKGKGDSWLYSKTPYKIYLPSPHIIEKWQQHINNSNVLSYIMSLSPNHPMYENMRKEMLEQLSDKQPWTEFLLKSTLRLGQSNENMAALEKILVRSGVLDPSVTNSDNKVYNKALVAAVKRFQTLHGLAADGVIGQSTKTWLNTAPQIRARIMALNIQRLRIIPGDIPTGIFVNIPNYSLDYYLNGKEVLNSKVVVGRPSRKTPIMSSELNNVVINPPWNVPTSMTRKDIAPRAMRDPGYFRTRGYTVFSSWSNDAKVIDSSSINWGVVTPGNFPYRIRQAPGPTNSLGRFKFNMPNSDAIYLHDTPNQTAFNREMRAISSGCVRVNKAPELADMLLGDAGWDKSKVNNSLKTWATKYVSIPKKIPVFLYYQTAWVDKKGIPQYRADIYDYDTSARQQSEILNNILADREIL, encoded by the coding sequence ATGGCGAAGAACACGGTCAGATTACTGAAAGTTTCTTTTATCTGTAACGCATTAGCGTTATCAGGGGGAACCTTTGCAAATCCGCAAAATGGATTGATGGAAAGTGATGTACAACAATTATCAGGGGAACAGGAAAAGGAAAATTCAGTCGGTTCAGTTGATAAGACTATTCCTGTATCTCCGGTGCTTTCTATTAATGAAAATCGGAAAAAGTTACAAAATTGGTTGCCACAACAAGTAAAACCGATATTCTTTGATCGGTTAACAACATTATATACTGTTAATAATATGAAACCGCTATGGTCTGACAAAAAAGCCATTCAGCAGTTTGAAAGTCAATTAGTTGAATTGTCATTAGCCGGTTTTCAGCCACAATTTGAGAAATGGTTAGTACAACTTAATTCCTCTGAATTAAGTGACATGGGGCGAGATATTATTTTGTCTGACGCCATGTTAGGTTACCTTCATTTTGTCAATGCTGTTAAAGGAAAAGGAGATTCATGGTTATACAGTAAAACACCTTATAAAATTTATTTGCCTTCTCCACACATAATTGAAAAATGGCAACAACATATCAATAATAGTAATGTTTTATCTTATATTATGAGCTTATCCCCAAATCATCCTATGTATGAAAATATGCGTAAGGAGATGTTAGAGCAATTGTCTGATAAGCAACCCTGGACAGAGTTTTTGTTAAAAAGTACGTTAAGGCTGGGGCAAAGTAATGAAAATATGGCTGCATTAGAAAAAATATTAGTTCGTTCAGGTGTATTAGATCCATCGGTTACCAACTCTGATAATAAGGTTTATAACAAAGCGTTGGTCGCTGCCGTGAAACGCTTTCAAACTCTGCATGGGTTAGCAGCAGATGGTGTTATCGGCCAATCTACGAAAACATGGTTAAATACAGCACCACAAATCCGGGCTCGTATCATGGCGTTGAATATACAGCGATTACGAATTATTCCTGGAGATATTCCTACGGGAATTTTTGTTAATATTCCAAATTACTCACTTGATTATTATCTGAATGGTAAAGAAGTATTAAATTCAAAAGTGGTGGTTGGACGTCCCAGCAGAAAAACGCCAATTATGAGTAGTGAGTTAAATAATGTAGTGATTAATCCCCCGTGGAACGTACCTACCAGCATGACCCGCAAAGATATAGCACCAAGGGCAATGCGTGATCCGGGTTATTTCCGTACCCGGGGTTATACGGTTTTTTCCAGTTGGAGTAATGATGCTAAGGTTATTGATTCCTCATCGATTAATTGGGGCGTAGTAACACCGGGTAATTTTCCTTATCGTATACGTCAGGCACCTGGTCCAACTAACTCATTAGGGCGTTTCAAATTTAATATGCCAAATTCAGACGCTATTTATTTACATGATACGCCAAATCAGACGGCTTTTAACCGAGAAATGAGGGCTATTAGTTCAGGTTGTGTACGTGTAAATAAGGCACCTGAATTAGCTGATATGCTATTGGGAGATGCAGGTTGGGATAAAAGTAAAGTGAATAACTCATTGAAGACATGGGCAACAAAATATGTGAGTATTCCCAAAAAAATTCCCGTTTTTCTCTATTATCAAACCGCCTGGGTTGATAAAAAGGGGATACCACAATATCGAGCTGATATCTATGACTATGATACCAGTGCCAGACAACAATCAGAGATATTGAATAATATTTTGGCTGACAGGGAAATATTATAA